The nucleotide sequence CCCAGCTCCGGGACCGGGAGCCCGTCCACCAGGAGGTGGTCGGGGCGCACCGGGAGCCGCGCCAGCGCCCGTTGCATGGCGAGTGCCGTCGCGCGGCGAACGTTGACGGCGTCGATCTCCCGCGCCGAGGCGGCCCCCACCGCGTAGGCCGTCGCGCACGAGCAGATCTCCCCCACCAGCGCCTCCCTCCGCGCCTCGGGAATCCGCTTGCTGTCGTCCGCCCCGTTTAGGCAGAGCCCCGCGGGGAGGATCACCGCCGCCGCAACCACCGGCCCCGCCAGCGGCCCCCGCCCCACCTCGTCCACCCCCGCCAGCACCGAAACGCCGCGGCTCCAGAACCCGCGCTCGATGGAGAGCGGATCCCGGAGCCGTTCGTCGTTTGCGCGACGTTTCTTCGCCATCCCCGTCGTTGCCGTTGCCGTTCAAACCCCGGCGTGAACGTGACGGCGAAGGAAAATCGCGTGAATCAAGGCGCCCGAGCACGGCGACTGAGGCGTGGTCGTTTCACGCCGCAGGGAGCCGCGCGCAGGGCAACGCAGAGTCACGCGATTTACCGAGCCGCTTACCTTACCGGGTGCGGAGCTCTTTGATGCGGGCAGCCTTCCCGCGCAGCGCGCGGAGGTAGTACAGCTTCGCCCGGCGGACGCGGCCCTGACGGACGCGCTCGATGGAGGCGATCATCGGGGAGTGCAGCGGGAAGGTGCGCTCCACGCCGACGCCGCCGGAGATCTTGCGGACCTTGAAGGTCTCGGAGATCCCGCCGTGC is from Longimicrobiaceae bacterium and encodes:
- a CDS encoding ribonuclease HII, which encodes MAKKRRANDERLRDPLSIERGFWSRGVSVLAGVDEVGRGPLAGPVVAAAVILPAGLCLNGADDSKRIPEARREALVGEICSCATAYAVGAASAREIDAVNVRRATALAMQRALARLPVRPDHLLVDGLPVPELGLKAQTAVVEGDHRVHCISCASILAKVVRDRLMARLAARYPQYGWERNKGYGTPEHLEALARFGPTPHHRRSFAPVQLTSQRT
- the rplS gene encoding 50S ribosomal protein L19 translates to MHAFIETQQEYMRTDVPEFRPGDTLRVNVRVREGDKERIQAFEGICIARKHGGISETFKVRKISGGVGVERTFPLHSPMIASIERVRQGRVRRAKLYYLRALRGKAARIKELRTR